From Quercus lobata isolate SW786 chromosome 1, ValleyOak3.0 Primary Assembly, whole genome shotgun sequence, one genomic window encodes:
- the LOC115992332 gene encoding uncharacterized protein LOC115992332 isoform X2, producing the protein MSLETEETAMASLGMKKRKKYWSQSQSPSPMIMTTSAVSSLDSSASQLHTHENVYSSRKIIINNKLDVPNNKSVQVEEESFIIEKRKSNNRARPRRGGKNRVVVLSPYFANQQPTTRIINKSDEIDLGFDGNAKGRRKDSRRYTQQGLEDEDHKMESDYQIASPLEDGSLQNEILKLEDLLSQCTYKTKDGQYDDVDGGRNLAAEVENEAVMLPSIFANLKEDQLQQPGLQIGKLSHSKRRRRNEKQQAIARVDIRKVSPYFANEGPKVEETIPNKNTVISKHSRGDGDPRKDKKRGKRKDDRISKECTKSNEILGFEKAVLIDEDVGLTEVFDGNAKGRRKDSRHYMRDFHKMVVKDEEREMADEEQKMELDYKIKRRTSPFEGSLQNEDLKLEDVLSQYTYRSHDMTENGKNGQHDEEQEKKCSEKLSFPFEMTNNSSVLPDDGSRNLAGKVENEAVILPSIHTNLKEEQVPQNGLEIGKVSHSKRRRRNERQQAIAHVEIRKVSPYFWRSTGQVVRNDGDGTKKMKPPRRCATTHATSVRVSPYFQKISKEEENEDGRLLEGSNGYKKPVAIRTVLSSSEKLDDAYRRKSPDNMWKPPRTTPGLLQERHAHDPWRVLVICMLLNRTSGFQARRVISNLFTLCPDANTATEVAKEEIEKIIKTLGLQKKRASMIQRLSREYMGESWTHVTQLHGVGKNVGPGKA; encoded by the exons ATGTCGTTGGAAACAGAAGAAACGGCGATGGCGTCGTTGGGtatgaagaaaaggaaaaagtattGGTCTCAGTCTCAGTCTCCGTCTCCGATGATCATGACAACCTCCGCCGTAAGTTCTCTCGATTCCTCTGCATCTCAATTACATACTCATGAGAATGTTTATTCTTCTAGGAAAatcatcatcaacaataaaCTTGATGTTCCAAATAATAAGAGTGTACAAGTAGAAGAAGAGTCCTTTAttattgagaaaagaaaatcgAATAATAGAGCTAGACCTAGACGAGGAGGTAAGAATAGGGTTGTGGTGCTTTCTCCTTATTTTGCtaatcaacaacccaccaccagAATCATCAACAAGTCGGATGAGATTGATTTGGGGTTTGATGGTAATGCCAAGGGGAGACGAAAGGATAGTCGGCGTTACACGCAGCAGGGTTTGGAGGATGAAGATCATAAAATGGAGTCCGATTACCAAATAGCCAGTCCACTTGAGGATGGAAGTTTacaaaatgagattttaaaGCTTGAAGATCTCCTCTCACAATGCACTTACAAGACAAAGGATGGCCAGTATGATGATGTTGATGGTGGCAGGAACTTAGCTGCGGAGGTTGAGAATGAGGCTGTTATGTTACCAAGCATTTTTGCTAACTTGAAAGAAGACCAATTGCAGCAACCTGGGTTACAAATTGGAAAGCTTTCTCATTCCAAGCGCaggagaagaaatgaaaaacagcAAGCAATAGCTCGTGTTGATATTCGAAAGGTCTCCCCTTACTTTGCAAATGAAGGACCCAAGGTTGAGGAGACCATTCCCAACAAAAACACTGTAATATCAAAGCATAGTAGAGGTGATGGTGACCCAAGGAAGGATAAGAAGAGGGGGAAGAGAAAGGATGATAGAATTAGCAAGGAGTGTACCAAGTCTAATGAGATACTGGGGTTTGAGAAAGCCGTTTTAATAGATGAGGATGTAGGTTTAACTGAAGTTTTTGATGGTAATGCCAAGGGGAGAAGAAAGGATAGCAGGCATTACATGCGGGATTTTCACAAAATGGTAGTTAAAGATGAGGAGAGGGAGATGGCGGATGAAGAGCAAAAAATGGAGTTAGATTACAAAATAAAACGTAGGACTAGTCCATTTGAGGGAAGTTTACAAAATGAGGATTTGAAGCTTGAGGATGTTCTGTCACAATACACTTACAGGAGTCATGATATGACAGAGAACGGAAAGAACGGCCAGCATGATGAGGAGCAAGAGAAGAAATGTAGCGAGAAACTTAGTTTCCCATTTGAGATGACAAACAATTCATCCGTTCTACCTGATGATGGTAGCAGGAACTTGGCTGGGAAGGTTGAGAATGAGGCTGTTATATTGCCAAGCATTCATACAAACTTGAAAGAAGAGCAAGTGCCGCAAAATGGGTTAGAAATCGGAAAGGTTTCTCATTCCaagaggaggagaagaaatgaAAGACAGCAAGCAATAGCTCATGTTGAAATTCGAAAGGTCTCCCCTTACTTCTGGAGGTCAACGGGACAGGTGGTAAGAAATGATGGTGATggtacaaaaaaaatgaaaccaccAAGACGTTGTGCAACAACTCATGCTACTTCTGTGAGGGTCTCACCCTACTTCCAAAAGAtatccaaagaagaagaaaatgaagatggCCGTTTGTTGGAAGGTAGCAATGGATATAAAAAACCTGTTGCAATTAGGActgttctttcttcttctgaGAAGCTAGATGATGCATACCGAAGAAAAAGTCCAGATAACATGTGGAAGCCTCCGCGCACCACACCTGGTCTACTCCAAGAGCGTCATGCCCATGATCCTTGGAGGGTATTGGTGATATGTATGCTCCTAAATCGGACATCTGGTTTTCAG GCTAGAAGGGTTATATCGAATCTCTTTACTCTTTGTCCTGATGCAAATACAGCAACTGAGGTTGCCAAAGAGGAAATAGAAAAGATTATAAAAACTCTAGGTCTACAAAAGAAGAGGGCTTCGATGATACAACGCTTGTCTCGGGAGTATATGGGGGAAAGCTGGACCCATGTGACTCAGCTGCATGGTGTTGGCAA GAACGTGGGACCAGGTAAGGCCTAA
- the LOC115992332 gene encoding uncharacterized protein LOC115992332 isoform X1: protein MSLETEETAMASLGMKKRKKYWSQSQSPSPMIMTTSAVSSLDSSASQLHTHENVYSSRKIIINNKLDVPNNKSVQVEEESFIIEKRKSNNRARPRRGGKNRVVVLSPYFANQQPTTRIINKSDEIDLGFDGNAKGRRKDSRRYTQQGLEDEDHKMESDYQIASPLEDGSLQNEILKLEDLLSQCTYKTKDGQYDDVDGGRNLAAEVENEAVMLPSIFANLKEDQLQQPGLQIGKLSHSKRRRRNEKQQAIARVDIRKVSPYFANEGPKVEETIPNKNTVISKHSRGDGDPRKDKKRGKRKDDRISKECTKSNEILGFEKAVLIDEDVGLTEVFDGNAKGRRKDSRHYMRDFHKMVVKDEEREMADEEQKMELDYKIKRRTSPFEGSLQNEDLKLEDVLSQYTYRSHDMTENGKNGQHDEEQEKKCSEKLSFPFEMTNNSSVLPDDGSRNLAGKVENEAVILPSIHTNLKEEQVPQNGLEIGKVSHSKRRRRNERQQAIAHVEIRKVSPYFWRSTGQVVRNDGDGTKKMKPPRRCATTHATSVRVSPYFQKISKEEENEDGRLLEGSNGYKKPVAIRTVLSSSEKLDDAYRRKSPDNMWKPPRTTPGLLQERHAHDPWRVLVICMLLNRTSGFQARRVISNLFTLCPDANTATEVAKEEIEKIIKTLGLQKKRASMIQRLSREYMGESWTHVTQLHGVGKYAADAYAIFCTGTWDQVRPNDHMLNHYWKFLKDRERKIGLI from the exons ATGTCGTTGGAAACAGAAGAAACGGCGATGGCGTCGTTGGGtatgaagaaaaggaaaaagtattGGTCTCAGTCTCAGTCTCCGTCTCCGATGATCATGACAACCTCCGCCGTAAGTTCTCTCGATTCCTCTGCATCTCAATTACATACTCATGAGAATGTTTATTCTTCTAGGAAAatcatcatcaacaataaaCTTGATGTTCCAAATAATAAGAGTGTACAAGTAGAAGAAGAGTCCTTTAttattgagaaaagaaaatcgAATAATAGAGCTAGACCTAGACGAGGAGGTAAGAATAGGGTTGTGGTGCTTTCTCCTTATTTTGCtaatcaacaacccaccaccagAATCATCAACAAGTCGGATGAGATTGATTTGGGGTTTGATGGTAATGCCAAGGGGAGACGAAAGGATAGTCGGCGTTACACGCAGCAGGGTTTGGAGGATGAAGATCATAAAATGGAGTCCGATTACCAAATAGCCAGTCCACTTGAGGATGGAAGTTTacaaaatgagattttaaaGCTTGAAGATCTCCTCTCACAATGCACTTACAAGACAAAGGATGGCCAGTATGATGATGTTGATGGTGGCAGGAACTTAGCTGCGGAGGTTGAGAATGAGGCTGTTATGTTACCAAGCATTTTTGCTAACTTGAAAGAAGACCAATTGCAGCAACCTGGGTTACAAATTGGAAAGCTTTCTCATTCCAAGCGCaggagaagaaatgaaaaacagcAAGCAATAGCTCGTGTTGATATTCGAAAGGTCTCCCCTTACTTTGCAAATGAAGGACCCAAGGTTGAGGAGACCATTCCCAACAAAAACACTGTAATATCAAAGCATAGTAGAGGTGATGGTGACCCAAGGAAGGATAAGAAGAGGGGGAAGAGAAAGGATGATAGAATTAGCAAGGAGTGTACCAAGTCTAATGAGATACTGGGGTTTGAGAAAGCCGTTTTAATAGATGAGGATGTAGGTTTAACTGAAGTTTTTGATGGTAATGCCAAGGGGAGAAGAAAGGATAGCAGGCATTACATGCGGGATTTTCACAAAATGGTAGTTAAAGATGAGGAGAGGGAGATGGCGGATGAAGAGCAAAAAATGGAGTTAGATTACAAAATAAAACGTAGGACTAGTCCATTTGAGGGAAGTTTACAAAATGAGGATTTGAAGCTTGAGGATGTTCTGTCACAATACACTTACAGGAGTCATGATATGACAGAGAACGGAAAGAACGGCCAGCATGATGAGGAGCAAGAGAAGAAATGTAGCGAGAAACTTAGTTTCCCATTTGAGATGACAAACAATTCATCCGTTCTACCTGATGATGGTAGCAGGAACTTGGCTGGGAAGGTTGAGAATGAGGCTGTTATATTGCCAAGCATTCATACAAACTTGAAAGAAGAGCAAGTGCCGCAAAATGGGTTAGAAATCGGAAAGGTTTCTCATTCCaagaggaggagaagaaatgaAAGACAGCAAGCAATAGCTCATGTTGAAATTCGAAAGGTCTCCCCTTACTTCTGGAGGTCAACGGGACAGGTGGTAAGAAATGATGGTGATggtacaaaaaaaatgaaaccaccAAGACGTTGTGCAACAACTCATGCTACTTCTGTGAGGGTCTCACCCTACTTCCAAAAGAtatccaaagaagaagaaaatgaagatggCCGTTTGTTGGAAGGTAGCAATGGATATAAAAAACCTGTTGCAATTAGGActgttctttcttcttctgaGAAGCTAGATGATGCATACCGAAGAAAAAGTCCAGATAACATGTGGAAGCCTCCGCGCACCACACCTGGTCTACTCCAAGAGCGTCATGCCCATGATCCTTGGAGGGTATTGGTGATATGTATGCTCCTAAATCGGACATCTGGTTTTCAG GCTAGAAGGGTTATATCGAATCTCTTTACTCTTTGTCCTGATGCAAATACAGCAACTGAGGTTGCCAAAGAGGAAATAGAAAAGATTATAAAAACTCTAGGTCTACAAAAGAAGAGGGCTTCGATGATACAACGCTTGTCTCGGGAGTATATGGGGGAAAGCTGGACCCATGTGACTCAGCTGCATGGTGTTGGCAA GTATGCAGCTGATGCATACGCAATATTTTGTACAGGAACGTGGGACCAGGTAAGGCCTAATGATCATATGCTAAATCATTACTGGAAATTTCtcaaagatagagagagaaagataggaCTGATCTGA